AAAAAACTTTATACTCTATGACGATGATGCTGGTGTGCGCTTCTCCACAAGGCCTCTTAGTGACGTCAATCAATAGGAGGTAGGAGTTTATCAATGAACTGCTTGACATCCATCATTTCCTGTTTGGAATAAAGGGATTATTAATATGCAGTTACACAAATCAGAAATTAAATCCCTACTAAATACCACTAACTAAAACCACATTTTTACTACAATTATATAAAAAgtggtgaaaaagaaatgaggcaccgatagaaattagaaaacatttcccaCGATGATTATTATCGTAATTCAATGATCACTCTCACGTATTACGAAGTCCTATGAAAATGGTCTGCATTTGCACTGcttgaacaaaataaaacactgggggtggcggggggagaggaagggggtcTAAAAGTGACAATAACTACACAGAGAAGACTTGGTATGTACACAACTGCCGTCAACCAAGTGTCCGTGCCCAGCTTCTAACACTCCCTCATTAGAATGAGATGCGAAATCAACAGTACCAGATGCTTTGTGCCTTTCCAAAGGATTCACACACAACCAGCCAGCTGAGGCTGAGGGGAGCAGGTCCCCAAGGCAGGCCTGGAGAGACGCAGAGGTGAATCCACCACAGAGGAAACTGCTCGGCACCTCCCGCGTCTGGCCCAGCTTTCTCACTTCCCTCAAACACATCTCCTGCTGCCACCGCCAGACCCACACAGGAGCACGCAGGAACCTTCGCCCGCATCGCCTCCTCACTCGGGAAAGAAGGCACGGCACGGCGGTGGCCTGTCTCACCCGCCGTGTGGCCCCCACTGCgaccccacctcctccagccccacctcctgtcCCTTCCTGCCCCGAACCGTCCGTCCAGTGTTCTCCAGTGTGGTGAACagtctcaccacacacacacagccgcCTGCATCTGCCCCTTGAAGCCTCAGTGTGCTGACTCAGAGGCACCGAGTCTGGAGTCCTGGCATCTGTGTATTTGTTAAGCTCcgggagcggggggtgggggtgggtgggcagcgGGTGtgctttgaaaaccactgctctggaCCTTCAGCTCCTCCCTCCTGGTACCCGGCGTGTTGCCCTTTCTGGACTCAATGCATCATCAGGGGCTCAACTATGTTCTCAGTAACGCCTAGAATCCCAGGTTCCCCATCTTTCTGGATAAGTCATATTACTACCTGCCTTCTCTGTCCCAAAGCAAATGATTTCGCCAGGCTGACAGGTGCAAAAAATGTTAACTTGGACTGTCTCAATGCTTAGCAACTGATTTTTATTCTAGTCCTTTTCAAGCCTCCAAACCTATCCTGACCTCGTTCTTACGATCACCCGTCTCAGTTTTTCAGAGCACTTTTAAAAAACTCCTAATATAACACATATCACATTCTGCTTTCTATATAGTTACTTGGATATATATCCTTCTCCCtattcaaaattttcattttaagtaaacTACTTTAGATTTTAacaaagaaatgattttatttgtcCTTGAACTATTTACAGTGTTTACATGTAATAAGAAATTAGTGAATGTCTGTTGAATTAAGTTGCGTAAACTTTGATCTAAGTCCTACTAACCTATGGTTCAATGTGAATTCATTAATTAACTTCTTTAAATCCCCAGTCACATGTTATTTATCTTGAAAATATCACATGCAAACAGTTGCAGACATGTCCCTATAATCACTGCTTCCAAACACTTACCTGTTGACATGAACTGTGCGTCATGCCTCCATAGGTTTTGAAGGTTACATTGGTTGGATTTACCAATGTCTTTAGCCTTTCAGCAGTAAGAGAACCAAACATTAGGGGAACTAAAGGATCCGAATCTCCATGGCACTGAAGAATAGAAATGTCTCTATTCACGCCACTGATAGGACCCTGCAGAAAACAGAACAGGACTATAGGGTCATTTATCCAAGCGTGTGGAGCATCATGCTCGGCACATACAACACGTGCTTGCTCACGTTACAGGTGATCTTTggccacagaaataaaattccTCCCATCCTTATACCCCCCCATCTCTTTATTTAGACTTTTATAGGACATATGATTACCCTGCCTTGTACTGTATGTTTTCCTAATGAATCAGTTCCTTGAAACACATTGTATCCTAATCATATGTTCGGGTGGCTGGACACAAGAAGTATGTTTTAGCTGAgtcatgttctttgcagctcttatttgattctttcattttattttatttttttaagaatgtgtatttaattacttaattaattaatttttatttttgtccacgttgggtcttcgctgctgcacgcgggctttctctagttgcagcaagtgtacgggcttagctgctccgcggcacgtgggatcttcctggaccagggactgaacccgtgtcccctgcactggcaggcggattcttaaccactgcgccaccagggaagtccctcttatttGATTTGAATAAGAAAGTTAATAaacagcacttactatgtgcaagACACCGAAGGGTTACTATATAGTGATAAGAAAAACCCCCTAGGTTTAAggatgaatttgaaaataaaataacacccGCATCCCCCATGTGTACTATATATTGCTTTATACTGTTGAGTATTTAGAAATTACATTCTACACTAGAATTCTGCCACCAAGCAATGAACATACTGGGCATTCAAAAACATCATTTCTATGTGTAAAGAATAGCCCTAATTTTGATATGTATCTTAAAATGTACCAAAGACTTCAAATATAGAATTTATGACAGTAAgggcttccttcctccttccctctccctccctttcttcctttctctttttaaggactcatttcttattctattcCATGCAACCCACGGTAGAGACAGTGCAGTATACAGGTAAAGCCTAGCGATAGTACATCACAGAAGTCTACGgcagttctttttaaaaacgGGTGACTGATGTAGACTACGGGCCTTGAGTGACACTGACGTGTCACCGTAGGTTCACTGGTTAAAACAAATGCGTCCTGTGCTGTGAGATGCTGATGGGGGGCTGTGCATGGACGGGGACGCGGGTATATGGACACCTTCTGTACTTGCCGCTCAATTTGTTATGAACctgaaactgctttaaaaaattaaatttattaataatcaTAACGTGACGGTGTCCTCAACATCATCTGCCACCCCTCCGCTCAGTGACGCCGCGCTGCAGGCATGCGCCAGGCACCTGTGGAAAGGAAGCCCGCAGGGGCAGCCAACAGCTGAGAGCGGTGACGCCAGCCAGCTTCTGCTGTGTGGTCAGTGCCGTGTACAGAGACAAAGCTCCTCCCTGGAAAGACAACAGGGAAAGTCAGTGGGACACAAATTCTGCCGGCAGCAACGGGAGTGATGCTTGTTCTCAACACCATTCATAAAAAAATCGAAGCGGGTGGCTGATGCCCAATACAATAGGCAAACTGGTAGAAATACATGCACGCCCCGCCGTGTCCACAAGGACCTGACTCTCCACGGTGAAGACCGTCGTGAGACCACAGCGACTGCCCAACCAGCCAACAGCAGAGCCCGCTGCTGCCCTGACAATGCCGTACGGAAGTTCCGAACTTAtagttactgttttctttgttttggctgcaccatgcatcaaatgggatcttagttccccaaccggggatccaacccacaccccctgcagtgggagcgcggagtcttaagcagtggaccacaagggaagtcccctagagTAACTATCTCCTCCTCAGCAAACACGTAGGACCAAAATCTGGTCTTAAACTGGTATTACTTTCCAAAACAAGAACTCATGAGAAGAAGCCCGCGGCGGACACCTCTGGAGCACTGGCCGCCAGCTCACAACACCCGTATGCTGGGGCCTGCGTGCCCTCTGACCCGTGCTGTTACCAAGACTGACTCTGCTCCCCTCCCAAGGACGACCCCACCATCTACTCAAGAACGGGAACCACTGAGGGATCCTTGAACATGGGGTGCGGCTGAAGCACCCCCGACCCAGGGACCAGGACAGATGCAGCGGCGGTCAGGAAGCGGCCGGCACAGCCCCTGCGCCGGGGTCGCTTTGTGGGAGTCCCTACCCTGATCTCACCCCGCCGGGATTACAGGGAAGTCCGCAGGGCTCGACCACTGAGAATCTGTGACAAACAGAGGGAGGGAATTCTCCTGTCTTCGACCTTTTTATTCCATTGCTTGTCTGCTCCTGGGAAGGGGACTTACACCGGCGTTTAGGCAGAGTTTCGTTCAGAGAGGTACAGAGTGTTAACTCAGGCCTAACTGCACGTGTACTAgctattttagaaaaatacattcCAGGTTCCAatcagtttccttaaaaaattgacTTTCAAGACATAATCTATAGGGTGAAGCCTATCACTGaagagagaaaactaaaaaaggaaaagagcatgACACACTCTCTAATTAATCAATCATTATTTCTGGTCCATTCAAACTTAATTCAGCATTAACAGTAAGCAATATATCAGATTCTAGAACATCTTCTAAAAACAGGACTCCTCCATAGAAAAACGATGGAAACTACAGACTTCTAGATAAATATACTGATGACGCCGACACATCACCCAAACTTTTATCTTACCTGAGAAAATCCTCCCAAAATAATTCTGTGAGAAGGAATGCCATTCTTCACCTCTTGGTCTATCAAAGCTTTtactaaaaataacataaaagttaaATCACCAATACTTTCAAAGTTAAGCCCACTGATataatttaaataggaaaaaaattaataacagaaaaccACCAAGTATATTAAAGGTCAAAACAAGTGAAAAACTTGGAGCACtctattaaaatacaaaactagAATGGATTTTCAAAAACTCAAGATTTTGCAGCTGTTACTTAAACTTAAACTGTTCAATTATTTGTTGCATAATCTGTAAACAAGTTTTTTCTCGCATCAACAGATGGGTACGGATAGTCCTTTATCCATGGTCCATTCTGCTCATATACATTTTACAGTTCTTTCTCTTCAATGAACCATAGGCATTTGTACCtaaaagctgttattttaaaatcgTAGGTAGTTAAGTAGTTTACATGGTTTGTGACTGACGGTGTTTAAACAGTtcactatattattttaaaaaaaagaaaaaaagacacagtaTACTTTTCCCTATAGCCAATAAACAATGcgggagaaaaatcaaatgaattcttttgtttctgccaAATACTCTGACATGCATCATTAACTGTATTACTTGATTAACTCctagaatttcctttttctttataatacTATGTTTTTGATAACTGCACCTTTTACAAATTTATCTCCTCTCATTTTTGACATATGTGTAAGTTTCATCTTCTTAAGATGAAACTTGCCaactttgtatttcctttttaccAAAACCCTGCTTTTATTAGAACACTGCAAAAACCCCAAAGCCCAAATTaaacgtttttttctttttgtataaattTAGTTCTTAGTTAGAATAGGCTGAAAAGCAAGTGGTACCCTGATGAGTGTGTGGAAAACGGGCTAGAGGAGAGGACAGGAGTAGAGAGGTGAAAGCCTTGCTGAGAAGCCTGAGGCTTCACTGAGGGGGAATGCAGGGCCTGGGCGGGAAAGGAGATGCAGGTGGGCAGCAGCAGCCCTGCGCTGGGGAGGAGCAGGGAGCTGGGGCCACTTTCCCTCCGTTTCAAACGGCTTCACTCCTCTGGTTACACCAAGCGCTGAGATAAAGTTAAACCAGGTATGGTGACAACAGTCAGCTGTGGAGTGACGGGTCCTGATTCCAGGCCCTGGACGCACCCCGAGccctttcttctttgttcacgGGCACATCTTCCCGGCCCCAAATGGAGACACCCCTCATTCCTAACTCTGGGCCTCAACCCGATTCTCTCCAATCAGACATCACGTCAGACACGAAGAATGCCACGGGCCAACCCTACCCGGGGAAGGGACTTTCACCCTGCAACCCACTGGGCCTGGCCGTCTGCTCCACAAGGCCCACCCTCCCTGACAACCCACCCCCAGACCTGACACGAGCTCTATTATAGGTTGACAAAACCCTAGCTCTAGGAGTGTAGCATTGATCCACTTTTCGATGGTCCTAAAAGTCAGTGTCCTTGGTTTGACATTCCTTAATATCCAATATGTTTTGAATGCATCTTCCCTGTCTTAAAGTTAAGAgttcttctaaaaaataaaaagatttttaaaaaggaacctaCCTAccgtttttggtttttaaatgagTTTCGAAAATTTCCAACAAATGTGAAAATAGGAAGACCGTGCAGGGTTCCCTGGGTACCTATCACCTCGCGTCTGTAACGAACGCCTCACAGCCAGGCCTGCTGCATCGAGGCCACCAAGTCATCACCCAGGTCATGAGGGAGGCCGGCCTGGCCACCGCGCTGTCTACTTGTCAATGTTGCAGTACATACGAGTCAAAGACACACGTGCTTCTGGGCATGGGCTAAAACCAGACTTCTCCCGGTAAGTTAGTGTTCTTTATGCTTTCACCCCACAAGTAAGCGGGGTTACCATGTTCATAAGCGAGGACGTGACTGGAGACCCTGCAAAGCAGAGCTCATACCGTTACAGGAGTGCCCAGTGAGATGATTTGTAGGAATCGCCTGGCAGGTCCAGTAGTGTTCGAGCAGGGGCCCCTCACTAAAACTAACCATTACcataattttcattatatatcATGACATCATTGGTAGCCTTATCTATGTCCTTATTTCAAATCTCTTTAATGACAATAACTGGTCACAGCCATCAACTATGCTGCGATTTTCTCCACTGGCCTACGTCAGTCAAAGCTAAACGACGCATCCGACAGCACTCAAGCCTGACAAGTGCCGTTCCTCCCCACACGCCTCACCTTCACGGGCCATTATTAACGAGTCAAACAAGACAGTGAGCCATCAGAAAGGAAGGACAGCACCACCTGCGTTTACATAGTATGTAGTATTTCATCAACAACAAGAGCACGACTGAATCTACTATAAAACTTTTCTTACTTACCACTTTCTGCTGCCTGTTTAATTCCAGTTTCATCTTCCTGTGAATCTGGTGAAAGCCCAATGATGTCAAACCTGGAAAATAAGGCAAAATTCTAAAAGAATCATTCAATTCTAAGAATATCTACTCTTGATAAGAAGATggtaattttagagaaaaaaggCTAACCAAAGATATTCTCTAGAACATTACACTCAAATTAAACtgtttctggggacttccctggtggtcgagtgggtaagactccgtgctcccaatgcaggggggcctgggttcgatccctggccagggaactagatcccacctgccacaactaagaagtctgcatgccgcaactaaaagattccacatgccacggctAAGACCcggcgtggccaaaataaataaataaataaatattaaaaacaaaaaaaactgtctcTGGAGGCCAAACGGTCAACTTAAATGCGTGAATGTGACATCCTGTAAGTTCCCCTCACACCAACTAGATACAGATTGTATGAAAAAGTCACAGTACCATGTAATTTTAAGGTAGAAACACCTGGAGAATGACCTAGTCCAACCTGACACCTGACAGGAGTCTCAAACCACAGCCCTAAGATCTTTGGAATAAACTCCAGCCCCTCGCTTCCCTCCTAGTGCATCGTAAGTCAGCCGTCTGGAAAGAGCTACTTCACCACGGCACCTGCGCACGCGCGGCCCACACCTACTGCACACAGGCCACCTCCATCCACATTCTGCAAAACCCGTCACCGCGCACTGCAGCGACCTCAAGCCGGAGGCGGGGGCCCTCCTTTGGCCCCGACTACCTCGCTACCCGCTCGGTGCTTCCACTATGGTCTCGAGCAACGTGAGGTAGAAACTTTGCTTCTGGACAGGAATTGTGCCAGAGCGGGAAGGTGGAAGAATCAAAGGTCAAGGGAGGCAGGAACCTGTAAAAGTTGCCAAGCAATGTCCAGCAGATAAAAACGAAGGTGCAGGGTGGGTTCGAGGTGAGTGGGAACAAGCAGAGGACAAGGTGGCGACAGGCTGGAGTCCCCAGGAGGCCTCAACAGGCAGTGCAGAGACGGGGGAGCAAACTCCCAGGGGGAACAACTACGCTTGACAGTCAGGTCTGAAGTAAGTGCCTTCAGAGATGGAACAGTTCCAGACGACAAAACCCAGGGGATGCTGTGGGTGCCTGAAGCTGAGAGAGGAAAACGTCAGCGGAAAGAGAAGAGTCCAGGAAGTGACAAGCCGGTCAAGGCTTGTGAATGGGTCACTGACATTGGATCCCATAGTCACCTGAAAGGTAAGACGGTGGCAGGAGCTagaggggaaagggaaatagGAATCAGGTGTCAAAGTCATCAGTTTTGAACAGACCTGACGGCAGATCTCAGAGCAGCAGGAAGAAAGCATGGTCTGTAAGTGGCTCAGAGAACAAAGAACCGACTGTAAAGCACACAGGGAACGCCTGACATCACGAATGTCTCGAGAGGGCTCAGCAGGAATTGCTTTCCTTAAAAACTGGCCAGCTCTCCAGGAAGGCGAGAaggtgggaggtggagaggcCACGGCTTCACCAGAGTGGATGCCACACGGGCGCACGAACACGTTTGGGTACTGAAATCAACAAAGGTTTATCAAGCAGTGAGAGGTGCTCTCTGCGGTATCTCTATCCACCCACTCTCTCCTGTTTCTCTACCTGTTGGTGCAGCTCCTTAAGATTTACCCCAAATCTAACATATAAAACCTGAAATAGTCAAATAAAGGTTAAATTTATATAACTTtgcaacttaaaaataattaattaaaaattgctATATGCAAAAGcacttctgattaaaaaaaaaagtataagtaaAAAGTTCTTATTGAATAAGTGAAGTCTTACTTACCAAGAAGGCATGACCATGTTCATATTTAATGTTACAGGCATAACTGGTCTacatggggaagaaaaagaaaaggaaaaataagtataGTATACCAAAGTACAAAACCTGATAAATTCCATCAACTGAAGATGATTACTTGAGGCTCTCACAAAATTGAATGCTACAATTTGAATAGATGAGCTGCTTCACTGCACGTACACCTGCACAattctgttctccacaccctccaaaTGGTTCTCAAGACAGAGCCGCAGCTGGAATGGACTAAGCTTGGCGAATAAACAACATCTTCCTTCTTCAACATCTTTATTTGATACTTTCAAACCAGACACGAGAAGGAAAACAGT
The sequence above is drawn from the Tursiops truncatus isolate mTurTru1 chromosome 17, mTurTru1.mat.Y, whole genome shotgun sequence genome and encodes:
- the LYPLA1 gene encoding acyl-protein thioesterase 1 isoform X1 — translated: MCGNNMSAPMPAIVPAVRKATAVVIFLHGLGDTGHGWAEAFAGIRSAHIKYICPHAPVMPVTLNMNMVMPSWFDIIGLSPDSQEDETGIKQAAESVKALIDQEVKNGIPSHRIILGGFSQGGALSLYTALTTQQKLAGVTALSCWLPLRASFPQGPISGVNRDISILQCHGDSDPLVPLMFGSLTAERLKTLVNPTNVTFKTYGGMTHSSCQQEMMDVKQFIDKLLPPID
- the LYPLA1 gene encoding acyl-protein thioesterase 1 isoform X2 codes for the protein MPVTLNMNMVMPSWFDIIGLSPDSQEDETGIKQAAESVKALIDQEVKNGIPSHRIILGGFSQGGALSLYTALTTQQKLAGVTALSCWLPLRASFPQGPISGVNRDISILQCHGDSDPLVPLMFGSLTAERLKTLVNPTNVTFKTYGGMTHSSCQQEMMDVKQFIDKLLPPID